A genome region from Panthera leo isolate Ple1 chromosome A2, P.leo_Ple1_pat1.1, whole genome shotgun sequence includes the following:
- the LOC122214116 gene encoding calcium homeostasis endoplasmic reticulum protein isoform X2, with protein sequence MEMPLPPDDQELRNVIDKLAQFVARNGPEFEKMTMEKQKDNPKFSFLFGGEFYSYYKCKLALEQQQLICKQQAPELEPAAALPPLPQPPLAPAAPIPPAQGAPSMDELIQQSQWNLQQQEQHLLALRQEQVTAAVAHAVEQQMQKLLEETQLDMNEFDNLLQPIIDTCTKDAISAGKNWMFSNAKSPPHCELMAGHLRNRITADGAHFELRLHLIYLINDVLHHCQRKQARELLAALQKVVVPIYCTSFLAVEEDKQQKIARLLQLWEKNGYFDDSIIQQLQSPALGLGQYQATLINEYSSVVQPVQLAFQQQIQTLKTQHEEFVNSLAQQQQQQQQQQQQQIQMPQMEAEVKATPPPPAPPPAPTPTPAIPPTTQPDDSKPPIQMPGSSEYDASGGVQDPAAAGPRGPGPHDQIPPNKPPWFDQPHPVAPWGQQQPPEQPPYPHHQGGPPHCPPWNNSHEGMWGEQRGDPGWNGQRDAPWNSQPDPNWNSQFEGPWNSQHEQPPWGGGQREPPFRMQRPPHFRGPFPPHQQHPQFNQPPHPHNFNRFPPRFMQDDFPPRHPFERPPYPHRFDYPQGDFPADMGPPHHHPGHRMPHPGINEHPPWGGPQHPDFGPPPHGFNGQPPHMRRQGPPHINHDDPSLVPNVPYFDLPAGLMAPLVKLEDHEYKPLDPKDIRLPPPMPPSERLLAAVEAFYSPPSHDRPRNSEGWEQNGLYEFFRAKMRARRRKGQEKRNSGPSRSRSRSKSRGRSSSRSNSRSSKSSGSYSRSRSRSCSRSYSRSRSRSRSRSRSSRSRSRSRSRSRSKSYSPGRRRRSRSRSPTPPSSAGLGSNSAPPIPDSRLGEENKGHQMLVKMGWSGSGGLGVKEQGIQDPIKGGDVRDKWDQYKGVGVALDDPYENYRRNKSYSFIARMKARDECK encoded by the exons ATGGAGATGCCCCTGCCGCCCGACG ACCAGGAGCTTCGAAATGTCATCGACAAGCTGGCCCAGTTCGTGGCTCGCAACGGGCCCGAGTTTGAGAAGATGACGATGGAAAAGCAGAAGGACAACCCGAAATTCTCGTTTCTGTTCGGAGGCGAGTTCTACAGTTACTACAAGTGCAAGTTGGCGCTGGAGCAGCAGCAGC TCATCTGCAAGCAGCAGGCCCCAGAGCTGGAGCCGGCCGCGGCCCTGCCGCCCCTGCCGCAGCCCCCGCTGGCCCCGGCTGCGCCCATCCCGCCGGCCCAGGGAGCCCCATCCATGGACGAGCTCATCCAGCAGAGCCAGTGGAACctgcagcagcaggagcagcaccTCTTAGCTCTCAGACAG GAGCAGGTGACAGCGGCCGTGGCCCACGCGGTGGAGCAGCAGATGCAGAAGCTCCTGGAGGAGACCCAGCTGGACATGAATGAGTTTGACAACCTGCTTCAACCCATCATCGACACGTGCACCAAAGATGCCATCTCG GCCGGGAAGAACTGGATGTTTAGCAACGCCAAGTCCCCTCCTCACTGCGAGCTGATGGCGGGCCACCTCCGGAACCGCATCACAGCCGACGGGGCACACTTCGAGTTGCGGCTGCACCTCATCTACCTGATCAACGACGTGCTGCACCACTG CCAGCGCAAGCAGGCCAGGGAGCTGCTGGCCGCCCTGCAGAAAGTCGTGGTGCCCATCTACTGCACCAGCTTCTTGGCCGTGGAGGAGGACAAGCAGCAGAAGATCGCCCGG CTCCTGCAGCTCTGGGAGAAGAACGGCTACTTTGACGACTCCATCATCCAGCAGCTACAGAGCCCAGCCCTGGGGCTCGGCCAGTACCAG gcGACGCTCATCAACGAGTACTCCTCGGTGGTCCAGCCGGTGCAGCTAGCTTTCCAGCAGCAGATCCAGACCCTCAAGACGCAGCACGAGGAGTTTGTCAACAGCctggcccagcagcagcagcagcagcagcagcagcagcagcagcagatcCAAATGCCACAGATGGAAGCTGAAGTCAAGGCCACCCCGCCGCCGCCTGCCCCGCCTCcggcccccacacccacccctgccATCCCGCCAACCACCCAGCCTG ATGACAGCAAGCCTCCCATCCAGATGCCTGGCTCCTCTGAGTACGACGCCTCCGGGGGAGTCCAGGATCCTGCTGCTGCCGGCCCCCGGGGCCCTGGACCCCACGATCAGATCCCACCTAACAAGCCCCCGTGGTTTGACCAGCCTCATCCCGTGGCTCCTTGGGGCCAGCAGCAG CCTCCCGAGCAGCCCCCCTACCCGCACCACCAGGGCGGGCCGCCCCACTGCCCACCCTGGAACAACAGCCATGAGGGCATGTGGGGCGAGCAGCGTGGGGACCCCGGCTGGAACGGCCAGCGGGACGCGCCCTGGAACAGCCAGCCCGACCCCAACTGGAACAGCCAGTTCGAGGGCCCCTGGAACAGCCAGCACGAGCAGCCTCCATGGGGCGGAGGCCAGCGCGAGCCGCCCTTCCGCATGCAGCGGCCGCCCCACTTCCGGGGACCCTTCCCGCCCCACCAGCAGCACCCACAGTTCAACCAGCCGCCGCACCCCCACAACTTCAACCGCTTCCCACCTCGCTTCATGCAGGACGACTTTCCCCCGCGGCACCCCTTCGAGCGGCCGCCCTACCCCCACCGCTTCGACTACCCCCAGGGGGACTTCCCCGCCG ATATGGgaccccctcaccaccaccctggCCACCGCATGCCTCATCCTGGGATCAACGAGCACCCACCCTGGGGTGGGCCCCAGCACCCCGACTTCGGCCCTCCTCCCCACGGCTTCAATGGGCAGCCCCCCCACATGCGGCGACAGGGCCCTCCCCACATCAACCATGATGACCCTAGCCTGGTCCCCAACGTGCCCTACTTCGATCTGCCTGCCGGGCTGATGGCGCCCCTCGTGAAG CTGGAAGACCATGAGTACAAGCCTTTGGACCCAAAAGACAtccgcctcccaccccccatgccGCCCAGCGAGAGGCTGCTGGCGGCTGTGGAGGCCTTTTACAGCCCTCCGTCCCACGACAGGCCCAGGAACAG CGAAGGCTGGGAGCAGAACGGCCTCTATGAGTTCTTTCGAGCGAAGATGCGGGCGCGGCGGAGGAAGGGCCAGGAAAAGCGGAACAG CGGACCCTCACGGTCTCGGAGCAGATCCAAGAGCCGAGGGCGCTCTTCCTCCCGCTCCAACTCAAGGTCGTCCAAGTCCTCGGGCTCGTACTCCAGGTCCAGATCTCGCTCCTGCTCCCGCTCCTATTCCCGCTCCCGCTCCAG GAGCCGCAGCCGGTCTCGCTCCTCCCGGAGCCGCTCCCGCTCACGGTCCCGCTCCCGCTCCAAGTCCTACTCCCCGGGACGGAGACGCCGGTCGCGGTCCAGGAGCCCCACCCCGCC TTCCTCGGCTGGTCTGGGTTCTAATTCAGCACCTCCTATTCCTGATTCAAGGCTcggggaagaaaacaaaggacatCAGATGCTGGTGAAAATGG GCTGGAGTGGATCTGGTGGCCTCGGCGTGAAAGAGCAAGGGATCCAGGACCCCATCAAGGGGGGGGACGTCCGGGACAAGTGGGACCAGTACAAGGGTGTGGGCGTGGCCCTGGACGACCCCTACGAGAACTACCGCAGGAACAAGAGCTACTCCTTCATCGCCCGCATGAAGGCCAGGGACGAGTGCAAGTAG
- the LOC122214116 gene encoding calcium homeostasis endoplasmic reticulum protein isoform X1: MEMPLPPDDQELRNVIDKLAQFVARNGPEFEKMTMEKQKDNPKFSFLFGGEFYSYYKCKLALEQQQLICKQQAPELEPAAALPPLPQPPLAPAAPIPPAQGAPSMDELIQQSQWNLQQQEQHLLALRQEQVTAAVAHAVEQQMQKLLEETQLDMNEFDNLLQPIIDTCTKDAISAGKNWMFSNAKSPPHCELMAGHLRNRITADGAHFELRLHLIYLINDVLHHWALTRGRSLPHSQRKQARELLAALQKVVVPIYCTSFLAVEEDKQQKIARLLQLWEKNGYFDDSIIQQLQSPALGLGQYQATLINEYSSVVQPVQLAFQQQIQTLKTQHEEFVNSLAQQQQQQQQQQQQQIQMPQMEAEVKATPPPPAPPPAPTPTPAIPPTTQPDDSKPPIQMPGSSEYDASGGVQDPAAAGPRGPGPHDQIPPNKPPWFDQPHPVAPWGQQQPPEQPPYPHHQGGPPHCPPWNNSHEGMWGEQRGDPGWNGQRDAPWNSQPDPNWNSQFEGPWNSQHEQPPWGGGQREPPFRMQRPPHFRGPFPPHQQHPQFNQPPHPHNFNRFPPRFMQDDFPPRHPFERPPYPHRFDYPQGDFPADMGPPHHHPGHRMPHPGINEHPPWGGPQHPDFGPPPHGFNGQPPHMRRQGPPHINHDDPSLVPNVPYFDLPAGLMAPLVKLEDHEYKPLDPKDIRLPPPMPPSERLLAAVEAFYSPPSHDRPRNSEGWEQNGLYEFFRAKMRARRRKGQEKRNSGPSRSRSRSKSRGRSSSRSNSRSSKSSGSYSRSRSRSCSRSYSRSRSRSRSRSRSSRSRSRSRSRSRSKSYSPGRRRRSRSRSPTPPSSAGLGSNSAPPIPDSRLGEENKGHQMLVKMGWSGSGGLGVKEQGIQDPIKGGDVRDKWDQYKGVGVALDDPYENYRRNKSYSFIARMKARDECK; the protein is encoded by the exons ATGGAGATGCCCCTGCCGCCCGACG ACCAGGAGCTTCGAAATGTCATCGACAAGCTGGCCCAGTTCGTGGCTCGCAACGGGCCCGAGTTTGAGAAGATGACGATGGAAAAGCAGAAGGACAACCCGAAATTCTCGTTTCTGTTCGGAGGCGAGTTCTACAGTTACTACAAGTGCAAGTTGGCGCTGGAGCAGCAGCAGC TCATCTGCAAGCAGCAGGCCCCAGAGCTGGAGCCGGCCGCGGCCCTGCCGCCCCTGCCGCAGCCCCCGCTGGCCCCGGCTGCGCCCATCCCGCCGGCCCAGGGAGCCCCATCCATGGACGAGCTCATCCAGCAGAGCCAGTGGAACctgcagcagcaggagcagcaccTCTTAGCTCTCAGACAG GAGCAGGTGACAGCGGCCGTGGCCCACGCGGTGGAGCAGCAGATGCAGAAGCTCCTGGAGGAGACCCAGCTGGACATGAATGAGTTTGACAACCTGCTTCAACCCATCATCGACACGTGCACCAAAGATGCCATCTCG GCCGGGAAGAACTGGATGTTTAGCAACGCCAAGTCCCCTCCTCACTGCGAGCTGATGGCGGGCCACCTCCGGAACCGCATCACAGCCGACGGGGCACACTTCGAGTTGCGGCTGCACCTCATCTACCTGATCAACGACGTGCTGCACCACTG GGCCCTGACGCGCGGAAGGTCTCTCCCTCACAGCCAGCGCAAGCAGGCCAGGGAGCTGCTGGCCGCCCTGCAGAAAGTCGTGGTGCCCATCTACTGCACCAGCTTCTTGGCCGTGGAGGAGGACAAGCAGCAGAAGATCGCCCGG CTCCTGCAGCTCTGGGAGAAGAACGGCTACTTTGACGACTCCATCATCCAGCAGCTACAGAGCCCAGCCCTGGGGCTCGGCCAGTACCAG gcGACGCTCATCAACGAGTACTCCTCGGTGGTCCAGCCGGTGCAGCTAGCTTTCCAGCAGCAGATCCAGACCCTCAAGACGCAGCACGAGGAGTTTGTCAACAGCctggcccagcagcagcagcagcagcagcagcagcagcagcagcagatcCAAATGCCACAGATGGAAGCTGAAGTCAAGGCCACCCCGCCGCCGCCTGCCCCGCCTCcggcccccacacccacccctgccATCCCGCCAACCACCCAGCCTG ATGACAGCAAGCCTCCCATCCAGATGCCTGGCTCCTCTGAGTACGACGCCTCCGGGGGAGTCCAGGATCCTGCTGCTGCCGGCCCCCGGGGCCCTGGACCCCACGATCAGATCCCACCTAACAAGCCCCCGTGGTTTGACCAGCCTCATCCCGTGGCTCCTTGGGGCCAGCAGCAG CCTCCCGAGCAGCCCCCCTACCCGCACCACCAGGGCGGGCCGCCCCACTGCCCACCCTGGAACAACAGCCATGAGGGCATGTGGGGCGAGCAGCGTGGGGACCCCGGCTGGAACGGCCAGCGGGACGCGCCCTGGAACAGCCAGCCCGACCCCAACTGGAACAGCCAGTTCGAGGGCCCCTGGAACAGCCAGCACGAGCAGCCTCCATGGGGCGGAGGCCAGCGCGAGCCGCCCTTCCGCATGCAGCGGCCGCCCCACTTCCGGGGACCCTTCCCGCCCCACCAGCAGCACCCACAGTTCAACCAGCCGCCGCACCCCCACAACTTCAACCGCTTCCCACCTCGCTTCATGCAGGACGACTTTCCCCCGCGGCACCCCTTCGAGCGGCCGCCCTACCCCCACCGCTTCGACTACCCCCAGGGGGACTTCCCCGCCG ATATGGgaccccctcaccaccaccctggCCACCGCATGCCTCATCCTGGGATCAACGAGCACCCACCCTGGGGTGGGCCCCAGCACCCCGACTTCGGCCCTCCTCCCCACGGCTTCAATGGGCAGCCCCCCCACATGCGGCGACAGGGCCCTCCCCACATCAACCATGATGACCCTAGCCTGGTCCCCAACGTGCCCTACTTCGATCTGCCTGCCGGGCTGATGGCGCCCCTCGTGAAG CTGGAAGACCATGAGTACAAGCCTTTGGACCCAAAAGACAtccgcctcccaccccccatgccGCCCAGCGAGAGGCTGCTGGCGGCTGTGGAGGCCTTTTACAGCCCTCCGTCCCACGACAGGCCCAGGAACAG CGAAGGCTGGGAGCAGAACGGCCTCTATGAGTTCTTTCGAGCGAAGATGCGGGCGCGGCGGAGGAAGGGCCAGGAAAAGCGGAACAG CGGACCCTCACGGTCTCGGAGCAGATCCAAGAGCCGAGGGCGCTCTTCCTCCCGCTCCAACTCAAGGTCGTCCAAGTCCTCGGGCTCGTACTCCAGGTCCAGATCTCGCTCCTGCTCCCGCTCCTATTCCCGCTCCCGCTCCAG GAGCCGCAGCCGGTCTCGCTCCTCCCGGAGCCGCTCCCGCTCACGGTCCCGCTCCCGCTCCAAGTCCTACTCCCCGGGACGGAGACGCCGGTCGCGGTCCAGGAGCCCCACCCCGCC TTCCTCGGCTGGTCTGGGTTCTAATTCAGCACCTCCTATTCCTGATTCAAGGCTcggggaagaaaacaaaggacatCAGATGCTGGTGAAAATGG GCTGGAGTGGATCTGGTGGCCTCGGCGTGAAAGAGCAAGGGATCCAGGACCCCATCAAGGGGGGGGACGTCCGGGACAAGTGGGACCAGTACAAGGGTGTGGGCGTGGCCCTGGACGACCCCTACGAGAACTACCGCAGGAACAAGAGCTACTCCTTCATCGCCCGCATGAAGGCCAGGGACGAGTGCAAGTAG
- the LOC122214116 gene encoding calcium homeostasis endoplasmic reticulum protein isoform X3 produces MEMPLPPDDQELRNVIDKLAQFVARNGPEFEKMTMEKQKDNPKFSFLFGGEFYSYYKCKLALEQQQLICKQQAPELEPAAALPPLPQPPLAPAAPIPPAQGAPSMDELIQQSQWNLQQQEQHLLALRQEQVTAAVAHAVEQQMQKLLEETQLDMNEFDNLLQPIIDTCTKDAISAGKNWMFSNAKSPPHCELMAGHLRNRITADGAHFELRLHLIYLINDVLHHWALTRGRSLPHSQRKQARELLAALQKVVVPIYCTSFLAVEEDKQQKIARLLQLWEKNGYFDDSIIQQLQSPALGLGQYQATLINEYSSVVQPVQLAFQQQIQTLKTQHEEFVNSLAQQQQQQQQQQQQQIQMPQMEAEVKATPPPPAPPPAPTPTPAIPPTTQPDDSKPPIQMPGSSEYDASGGVQDPAAAGPRGPGPHDQIPPNKPPWFDQPHPVAPWGQQQDDFPPRHPFERPPYPHRFDYPQGDFPADMGPPHHHPGHRMPHPGINEHPPWGGPQHPDFGPPPHGFNGQPPHMRRQGPPHINHDDPSLVPNVPYFDLPAGLMAPLVKLEDHEYKPLDPKDIRLPPPMPPSERLLAAVEAFYSPPSHDRPRNSEGWEQNGLYEFFRAKMRARRRKGQEKRNSGPSRSRSRSKSRGRSSSRSNSRSSKSSGSYSRSRSRSCSRSYSRSRSRSRSRSRSSRSRSRSRSRSRSKSYSPGRRRRSRSRSPTPPSSAGLGSNSAPPIPDSRLGEENKGHQMLVKMGWSGSGGLGVKEQGIQDPIKGGDVRDKWDQYKGVGVALDDPYENYRRNKSYSFIARMKARDECK; encoded by the exons ATGGAGATGCCCCTGCCGCCCGACG ACCAGGAGCTTCGAAATGTCATCGACAAGCTGGCCCAGTTCGTGGCTCGCAACGGGCCCGAGTTTGAGAAGATGACGATGGAAAAGCAGAAGGACAACCCGAAATTCTCGTTTCTGTTCGGAGGCGAGTTCTACAGTTACTACAAGTGCAAGTTGGCGCTGGAGCAGCAGCAGC TCATCTGCAAGCAGCAGGCCCCAGAGCTGGAGCCGGCCGCGGCCCTGCCGCCCCTGCCGCAGCCCCCGCTGGCCCCGGCTGCGCCCATCCCGCCGGCCCAGGGAGCCCCATCCATGGACGAGCTCATCCAGCAGAGCCAGTGGAACctgcagcagcaggagcagcaccTCTTAGCTCTCAGACAG GAGCAGGTGACAGCGGCCGTGGCCCACGCGGTGGAGCAGCAGATGCAGAAGCTCCTGGAGGAGACCCAGCTGGACATGAATGAGTTTGACAACCTGCTTCAACCCATCATCGACACGTGCACCAAAGATGCCATCTCG GCCGGGAAGAACTGGATGTTTAGCAACGCCAAGTCCCCTCCTCACTGCGAGCTGATGGCGGGCCACCTCCGGAACCGCATCACAGCCGACGGGGCACACTTCGAGTTGCGGCTGCACCTCATCTACCTGATCAACGACGTGCTGCACCACTG GGCCCTGACGCGCGGAAGGTCTCTCCCTCACAGCCAGCGCAAGCAGGCCAGGGAGCTGCTGGCCGCCCTGCAGAAAGTCGTGGTGCCCATCTACTGCACCAGCTTCTTGGCCGTGGAGGAGGACAAGCAGCAGAAGATCGCCCGG CTCCTGCAGCTCTGGGAGAAGAACGGCTACTTTGACGACTCCATCATCCAGCAGCTACAGAGCCCAGCCCTGGGGCTCGGCCAGTACCAG gcGACGCTCATCAACGAGTACTCCTCGGTGGTCCAGCCGGTGCAGCTAGCTTTCCAGCAGCAGATCCAGACCCTCAAGACGCAGCACGAGGAGTTTGTCAACAGCctggcccagcagcagcagcagcagcagcagcagcagcagcagcagatcCAAATGCCACAGATGGAAGCTGAAGTCAAGGCCACCCCGCCGCCGCCTGCCCCGCCTCcggcccccacacccacccctgccATCCCGCCAACCACCCAGCCTG ATGACAGCAAGCCTCCCATCCAGATGCCTGGCTCCTCTGAGTACGACGCCTCCGGGGGAGTCCAGGATCCTGCTGCTGCCGGCCCCCGGGGCCCTGGACCCCACGATCAGATCCCACCTAACAAGCCCCCGTGGTTTGACCAGCCTCATCCCGTGGCTCCTTGGGGCCAGCAGCAG GACGACTTTCCCCCGCGGCACCCCTTCGAGCGGCCGCCCTACCCCCACCGCTTCGACTACCCCCAGGGGGACTTCCCCGCCG ATATGGgaccccctcaccaccaccctggCCACCGCATGCCTCATCCTGGGATCAACGAGCACCCACCCTGGGGTGGGCCCCAGCACCCCGACTTCGGCCCTCCTCCCCACGGCTTCAATGGGCAGCCCCCCCACATGCGGCGACAGGGCCCTCCCCACATCAACCATGATGACCCTAGCCTGGTCCCCAACGTGCCCTACTTCGATCTGCCTGCCGGGCTGATGGCGCCCCTCGTGAAG CTGGAAGACCATGAGTACAAGCCTTTGGACCCAAAAGACAtccgcctcccaccccccatgccGCCCAGCGAGAGGCTGCTGGCGGCTGTGGAGGCCTTTTACAGCCCTCCGTCCCACGACAGGCCCAGGAACAG CGAAGGCTGGGAGCAGAACGGCCTCTATGAGTTCTTTCGAGCGAAGATGCGGGCGCGGCGGAGGAAGGGCCAGGAAAAGCGGAACAG CGGACCCTCACGGTCTCGGAGCAGATCCAAGAGCCGAGGGCGCTCTTCCTCCCGCTCCAACTCAAGGTCGTCCAAGTCCTCGGGCTCGTACTCCAGGTCCAGATCTCGCTCCTGCTCCCGCTCCTATTCCCGCTCCCGCTCCAG GAGCCGCAGCCGGTCTCGCTCCTCCCGGAGCCGCTCCCGCTCACGGTCCCGCTCCCGCTCCAAGTCCTACTCCCCGGGACGGAGACGCCGGTCGCGGTCCAGGAGCCCCACCCCGCC TTCCTCGGCTGGTCTGGGTTCTAATTCAGCACCTCCTATTCCTGATTCAAGGCTcggggaagaaaacaaaggacatCAGATGCTGGTGAAAATGG GCTGGAGTGGATCTGGTGGCCTCGGCGTGAAAGAGCAAGGGATCCAGGACCCCATCAAGGGGGGGGACGTCCGGGACAAGTGGGACCAGTACAAGGGTGTGGGCGTGGCCCTGGACGACCCCTACGAGAACTACCGCAGGAACAAGAGCTACTCCTTCATCGCCCGCATGAAGGCCAGGGACGAGTGCAAGTAG